In Xyrauchen texanus isolate HMW12.3.18 chromosome 27, RBS_HiC_50CHRs, whole genome shotgun sequence, one genomic interval encodes:
- the LOC127620623 gene encoding tumor necrosis factor receptor superfamily member 14-like: MFTFRLTVIITIIAPLNYKVCLCGCGHAEYEEDNQCCPMCAPGNRVYWHCTDDTSTTCVPCLEYTFIDKPSGFTKCLSCTVCDTGQGLRVNKACTQSSDTVCGPLEGFYCIAKSKGSCNFAVEHSKCSPGQYIKQAGTGSTDTVCANCTGEKYSNGSFSSCLPHTKCEDMGLTEIIPGTYSSDAECGKPSVAPAIITTCIIGAVIFALIVICIWKKKQSASSRKTGIQESNKESHEKGSLTDVGGTVNESSHLSSENQVRQEMRVSILLDNDSSHSQEIVQPEIQWLKQSDFERNQTNTKNYDTTAI; encoded by the exons ATGTTCACTTTTAGACTTACTGTTATTATAACTATTATTGCCCCTCTTAACTATAAAGTTTGTTTATGTGGATGTGGCCATGCTGAATATGAGGAAGACAATCAGTGCTGTCCCATGTGTGCACCAG GTAATCGTGTTTATTGGCACTGCACAGATGATACCAGTACAACTTGTGTTCCATGCCTTGAGTACACTTTCATTGATAAACCCAGTGGCTTTACAAAATGCCTTTCCTGCACTGTGTGTGATACAG GCCAAGGCTTAAGAGTCAATAAAGCATGCACTCAGTCTTCGGATACTGTTTGTGGACCACTGGAGGGATTTTACTGCATTGCCAAAAGTAAAGGCAGCTGCAATTTTGCTGTGGAACACTCTAAATGCAGCCCAGGACAATACATCAAACAAGCAG GTACTGGCTCCACAGATACTGTGTGTGCAAACTGTACAGGTGAAAAATATTCAAATGGATCTTTCTCATCCTGCTTACCGCACACAAA ATGTGAGGACATGGGGCTTACTGAAATAATACCAGGAACATATTCATCTGATGCTGAATGTGGAAAACCTTCTGTTGCTCCAGCAATCATCACTACTTGCATCATAGGAGCTGTAATATTTGCATTAATTGTTATATGTATTTGGAAGAAGAAACAATCTGCAAGTTCAC GTAAAACAGGGATACAG gaatCAAATAAGGAATCCCATGAAAAAGGCAGTTTAACAG ATGTTGGAGGCACAGTAAATGAGTCATCCCACTTGAGTTCAGAGAACCAAGTCAGACAAGAAATGAGAGTTTCTATTCTACTCGACAATGATTCCTCACACTCTCAAGAAATTGTCCAACCTGAAATCCAGTGGCTTAAACAATCAGACTTTGAAAGAAACCAAACAAACACTAAAAACTATGACACTACTGCGATCTAG